In the Magnetospira sp. QH-2 genome, one interval contains:
- a CDS encoding ABC transporter substrate-binding protein, translated as MRFLFLLFLSVIWSSQSLASDSIELMTEEFAPYQFYAGEGENKKITGISIEIVQALQNKVGNRDQIEVLPWSRALKLVSKKPNRALFSTARTPEREDKFKWVGPLSKLEMVFFKKKGTDVMVDSLEAAREIPKIGVTKNVATHEILTNMGFTNLDVLKSGSDDKNLRRLTKGRVDVWPTAYYAGIYSAKKEGLLDQIEAIPDVSIMSGFLYIAFNKETDSRIIYQWQTALDELKDDGVIDAILKKYDR; from the coding sequence ATGAGGTTTTTGTTTTTGCTTTTTTTATCAGTGATTTGGTCCAGCCAATCCCTGGCCAGCGATTCCATTGAGTTGATGACAGAGGAATTTGCGCCCTACCAATTTTATGCAGGGGAAGGCGAGAACAAAAAAATTACCGGGATCTCCATCGAGATTGTACAGGCCCTGCAAAACAAGGTGGGCAACCGGGACCAAATCGAGGTTCTGCCCTGGAGCCGCGCTCTCAAGCTGGTATCGAAAAAGCCGAACCGGGCGCTGTTTTCGACCGCCCGAACACCGGAGCGCGAAGACAAATTCAAATGGGTCGGACCGCTTTCCAAGCTGGAAATGGTGTTTTTCAAGAAAAAAGGGACCGATGTCATGGTCGATTCCCTGGAGGCCGCGCGCGAGATCCCCAAGATCGGCGTGACAAAGAATGTGGCCACCCATGAAATTCTTACTAATATGGGCTTCACCAATCTCGATGTGTTGAAAAGTGGCAGTGACGACAAAAACCTTCGGCGGCTGACCAAGGGCCGGGTGGATGTCTGGCCGACGGCCTACTACGCGGGGATCTACAGCGCCAAGAAAGAGGGCCTGCTGGATCAGATTGAGGCCATCCCCGATGTATCGATCATGTCCGGGTTCCTCTATATCGCTTTCAACAAGGAAACCGACAGCCGCATCATCTATCAATGGCAGACCGCGTTGGACGAGCTAAAGGATGACGGCGTCATTGACGCCATCCTCAAAAAATATGACCGGTGA
- the prfH gene encoding peptide chain release factor H: MSETVWLQVTTGRGPGECRWVAARVIETITCEAAKIGLSVRIEEAEETPEGLSSAVVSVAGRESSAFVDSWNGSIQWIGTSPFRPHHKRRNWYVGIQTLKPPTRAIGPLDPRELTIETTKAGGPGGQHVNTTDSAVRVIHKPTGLVVLARGERSQHRNKAAAIARLQALLEDRSHQDAAKARTNSWQHHNLLERGNPIRRFKGKKFVPAD; the protein is encoded by the coding sequence ATGAGCGAAACTGTTTGGCTACAGGTTACGACGGGACGAGGACCCGGCGAATGCCGTTGGGTTGCCGCCAGGGTCATCGAAACCATTACGTGCGAGGCGGCAAAAATCGGTCTCTCGGTCCGTATCGAGGAGGCCGAGGAAACACCCGAGGGGCTGTCTTCCGCCGTGGTTTCGGTGGCAGGCAGGGAATCGTCCGCATTCGTGGATTCGTGGAACGGATCCATACAATGGATCGGAACGAGTCCCTTCAGGCCCCATCACAAACGGCGCAATTGGTATGTTGGTATTCAAACGCTGAAACCGCCAACCAGGGCGATTGGTCCTTTGGACCCGAGAGAGTTGACCATTGAAACCACCAAGGCCGGGGGACCGGGAGGGCAACATGTCAACACCACGGACTCGGCGGTACGGGTGATCCATAAGCCGACGGGATTGGTCGTTTTGGCCAGGGGGGAACGTTCCCAACACCGCAACAAGGCGGCTGCGATCGCCCGGTTGCAGGCTTTGCTGGAAGACCGCTCCCACCAAGACGCCGCCAAAGCCCGAACCAACTCCTGGCAACACCATAATCTACTCGAACGTGGCAACCCGATCCGCCGGTTCAAAGGGAAAAAATTCGTTCCCGCAGACTGA
- a CDS encoding RtcB family protein: MEDSRGFLSDLTRTALGRRVICEDRKLLVEKAPEAYKAIDPVVADLVEAGLCTIIATFRPILTSKVRRKS; encoded by the coding sequence GTGGAGGATTCCCGGGGCTTCCTGAGCGATCTGACCCGAACGGCATTGGGCCGCCGGGTCATCTGTGAAGATCGCAAGTTGTTGGTGGAAAAAGCACCCGAGGCCTATAAGGCCATCGACCCTGTGGTGGCCGATTTGGTCGAGGCGGGACTATGCACGATCATCGCCACCTTCCGGCCCATTCTGACCTCTAAGGTCCGGAGAAAGTCATGA
- the gpt gene encoding xanthine phosphoribosyltransferase codes for MPTPITDTDGMIVTWPDVHRDAKYLVRKLLSGQNWKGIVALTRGGLVPAAIVAREMDMRLIDTLCISTYEEQEIGTQATILKAPETAAAEQGEGWLLIDDLVDTGTTLKAARDLLPKAHFATLYAKPEGQPLVDTFLHEVPQDQWVFFPWDTDLQYVVPLARG; via the coding sequence ATGCCAACTCCCATCACCGATACGGACGGCATGATCGTCACCTGGCCCGACGTGCACCGGGACGCCAAGTATCTGGTGCGCAAACTGCTCTCGGGGCAGAACTGGAAAGGCATTGTCGCCCTGACCCGGGGCGGCCTGGTCCCGGCGGCCATCGTGGCCCGGGAGATGGATATGCGGCTGATCGATACCCTGTGCATTTCCACCTATGAAGAACAGGAAATCGGTACCCAGGCCACCATTCTCAAAGCCCCCGAAACGGCGGCGGCGGAACAGGGCGAAGGCTGGCTTTTGATCGATGATCTGGTGGACACGGGCACGACGCTCAAGGCCGCCCGCGACCTGCTGCCCAAGGCTCATTTCGCCACCCTCTACGCCAAGCCCGAGGGTCAGCCTCTGGTGGATACCTTCCTGCACGAAGTGCCACAGGACCAATGGGTGTTCTTCCCCTGGGACACGGATTTGCAGTATGTGGTGCCGCTGGCCAGGGGGTAG
- the cysS gene encoding cysteine--tRNA ligase, producing MTLRIQDTLTRQKVEFQPVTPGKVGMYVCGPTVYDYAHIGNARPVVVFDVLYRLLDHLYDQVTYVRNITDVDDKINARAAESGESIRAITERTAQAFHDDMAALNALNPTMEPRATDHIAEMQETIQQLMDAGHAYESQGHVLFDVPSDPHYGCLSHRDQEEMLAGARVEVANYKRDPSDFVLWKPSKEGEPAWDSPWGAGRPGWHIECSAMSAKYLGDTFDIHGGGQDLIFPHHENEIAQSTCAHPGSGFAKHWMHNGYLMVEGEKMSKSLGNFYTVHDLLTEFPGEAIRLVLLQTHYRGPLDFTRDGIAVARKSLDRLYTALQNAPVDPIDTEPPVEIVEALKDDLNSAGAIAHLHELAGALNKAAPDAQAEIKGKLLAGAKILGLLEQDPDDWFRWQGAAADDGLDDDAIEALITQRLEARKAKDFATADRIRDDLKDQGIVLEDGPGGTTWKRG from the coding sequence GTGACCCTGCGTATCCAAGACACCCTGACCCGCCAGAAAGTCGAATTCCAGCCGGTAACCCCGGGAAAAGTCGGGATGTATGTCTGTGGACCCACGGTCTACGACTATGCCCATATCGGCAACGCCCGGCCGGTGGTGGTGTTCGACGTGCTCTATCGGCTGCTGGATCACCTCTATGACCAGGTGACCTATGTGCGCAACATCACCGATGTGGATGACAAGATCAACGCCCGCGCCGCCGAGTCCGGGGAATCCATCCGCGCCATCACCGAGCGGACGGCGCAGGCCTTCCACGACGACATGGCGGCGCTGAATGCCTTGAACCCGACCATGGAGCCCCGGGCCACCGACCATATCGCCGAGATGCAAGAGACCATCCAGCAACTGATGGACGCCGGGCACGCCTATGAGTCCCAGGGCCATGTGCTGTTCGACGTGCCGTCCGATCCCCATTACGGCTGCCTGTCCCACCGTGACCAGGAGGAAATGCTGGCAGGGGCACGGGTGGAAGTGGCCAACTACAAGCGGGACCCTTCGGACTTCGTGTTGTGGAAACCCTCCAAAGAAGGCGAACCGGCCTGGGATAGCCCCTGGGGCGCCGGACGCCCGGGCTGGCATATCGAATGCTCCGCCATGTCGGCCAAGTATTTAGGGGACACGTTTGATATCCATGGGGGCGGGCAGGATCTGATCTTCCCCCACCACGAAAACGAGATCGCACAAAGCACCTGCGCCCATCCGGGCAGCGGCTTTGCCAAGCACTGGATGCACAACGGCTATTTGATGGTCGAGGGCGAAAAGATGTCCAAGTCCTTGGGCAACTTCTACACCGTCCATGATCTGCTGACCGAGTTCCCCGGCGAGGCCATCCGGCTGGTGCTGTTGCAGACCCATTACCGAGGTCCGCTGGACTTCACCAGGGATGGCATCGCCGTGGCCCGCAAGAGTCTGGATCGGCTCTATACCGCCTTGCAGAACGCTCCCGTCGATCCCATCGATACTGAGCCACCCGTCGAAATCGTCGAGGCCCTGAAAGACGACTTGAACAGCGCCGGGGCCATTGCCCATCTGCATGAATTGGCCGGTGCCCTGAACAAGGCCGCGCCTGACGCCCAGGCCGAGATCAAGGGCAAGCTGCTGGCCGGAGCCAAGATCCTGGGCCTGCTGGAGCAAGACCCGGACGACTGGTTCCGCTGGCAGGGCGCGGCGGCGGACGACGGGCTGGACGACGACGCCATCGAGGCTCTGATCACCCAACGTTTGGAGGCCCGCAAGGCCAAGGACTTCGCCACCGCCGACCGGATCCGCGACGACCTGAAGGACCAGGGCATCGTCCTGGAAGACGGTCCCGGAGGCACCACCTGGAAGCGCGGCTGA
- a CDS encoding DUF748 domain-containing protein: MNAPSERPAFRRKLSIVGGIVLGLLLIVLALLAGAGPIAANLAEKELRTLGFSPKGLETLDLDWWEREVRFGPVALQRKEETPLRIERLTLRYDLAALWDRRLWVRSLEIGGIDLTLVRDESGGLRLNDVVLPMGEQAPLEPDAEPWLPGLDQLVLADSRIRFEDKAAGLKADLRLDRVSLDKFFGWQPDQPGRFEVAGQINDMDLNASGTANPFAKTLKIGTKGQLAGITLARLTPLVGNPDLGPQHGVGGLDWDLRIDLPASGEGAATGKLDLRGDKLKISQADLGTVSLAGVTLGFDGAAKTGSAQAIKGSMTLSVKEGQIAQGEALNANLGSLLLTVPDLEATLAADGSMRASGKPALTLQGLAMSQPRIATLAEAVLEDAGLALSRDSDGLLSVLSKPTVTWREAVLSGDTAVKTDQGRVSVAALQVDADGAGALTLRGESNLDIQGIEAKLPDNAVLAKITKVSLENILFSLGGNGGLAIQLARLGGEGLDLSLTDKVATMAAAPDAGDASAPEAEGMPLSLRIDRVDLDKASRLTFSDGSVEPPVKAQLELETFLLENLSNDRPDQPLTLDLRGKINQFAPLVVSGWAKPLGEQISFDLTGSIETLDLPSLSPYAARAVGMHLDGGRLGVSGSGKATDGQLDSKLDIALDKLAFTPLSEEDRKKLSDQVGMPVETVVGLLEDGNGHISIALPITGNLAEPDFDLSDAIGQAVGGAVQAAAGGIFKVLFPPAALIALIAESEDGGVDFKPVSFPPGQGTLTPEALAHGDQLALVLSERPKLVIRLCGRATGEDQAVVAAQAYADALLLKTEQALKDKKKAVDPELTPEERESLDKQIRASLEDLAVARARNMKQSIIDTHAIDAARLAECRSLFDAKDTQAPRVEITF, encoded by the coding sequence ATGAATGCACCATCCGAAAGACCGGCGTTCCGCCGAAAGTTGTCCATCGTCGGCGGGATCGTCCTTGGACTGCTGTTGATTGTCCTGGCCCTGTTGGCCGGGGCCGGGCCCATTGCCGCCAACCTGGCGGAAAAAGAACTCCGGACTCTTGGTTTCAGTCCCAAAGGGTTGGAGACCCTGGATCTGGATTGGTGGGAGCGCGAAGTCCGCTTCGGGCCCGTCGCCTTGCAGCGCAAGGAGGAGACTCCCCTGCGCATCGAACGCCTGACTCTGCGCTATGATCTTGCAGCCCTGTGGGATCGGCGGTTGTGGGTGCGAAGTTTGGAAATCGGCGGCATCGACTTGACTTTGGTGCGTGATGAATCGGGCGGGCTGCGACTGAACGATGTGGTCTTGCCCATGGGAGAACAAGCGCCCCTCGAACCCGACGCCGAACCCTGGCTTCCCGGCCTGGATCAGTTGGTTCTCGCAGATAGCCGCATCCGTTTCGAAGATAAGGCGGCGGGCCTGAAAGCCGACCTGCGCCTGGATCGGGTGAGCCTGGATAAATTCTTTGGCTGGCAGCCGGACCAACCGGGGCGGTTCGAGGTGGCCGGGCAGATCAATGACATGGATCTCAATGCCAGCGGGACCGCCAATCCCTTTGCCAAGACCCTGAAAATCGGCACCAAGGGGCAATTGGCCGGGATCACCCTGGCGCGGCTCACGCCCTTGGTCGGCAATCCGGATCTGGGACCGCAGCACGGGGTCGGGGGCCTGGATTGGGATCTGCGTATTGACCTGCCTGCCTCTGGCGAGGGGGCAGCCACCGGCAAGCTGGATCTGCGGGGCGACAAGTTAAAGATCAGTCAGGCCGATCTGGGCACGGTTTCCCTGGCGGGCGTGACTTTGGGTTTTGACGGCGCGGCGAAAACAGGCTCGGCGCAGGCCATCAAGGGCAGCATGACCCTGTCCGTCAAAGAGGGGCAAATAGCGCAAGGGGAGGCCTTGAACGCCAACCTGGGCAGCCTGTTGCTGACTGTGCCGGACTTGGAGGCCACCCTGGCCGCGGATGGTTCGATGCGGGCAAGCGGTAAACCCGCGCTCACGCTTCAGGGTCTGGCCATGAGCCAACCACGAATCGCCACGCTGGCCGAGGCTGTTTTGGAGGACGCCGGGTTGGCCCTGAGCAGGGACAGCGACGGCCTGCTTTCCGTGCTGTCTAAACCAACCGTGACTTGGCGCGAGGCGGTCCTGAGCGGGGATACCGCCGTCAAGACCGATCAGGGCCGGGTAAGTGTCGCCGCGCTGCAAGTGGATGCCGATGGGGCCGGCGCCCTCACCCTGCGCGGGGAAAGCAACCTGGATATTCAAGGAATCGAGGCCAAACTTCCAGACAATGCGGTCTTGGCAAAAATAACTAAAGTGTCCCTTGAAAATATTCTATTCAGTTTAGGCGGGAATGGTGGCCTGGCGATCCAACTGGCTCGCCTCGGCGGGGAAGGTCTGGATCTGAGCTTGACCGACAAAGTGGCAACGATGGCCGCCGCACCTGATGCCGGTGACGCGAGCGCACCCGAGGCGGAAGGGATGCCCTTGAGCCTGCGCATTGACCGGGTGGATTTGGACAAGGCCAGTCGTCTCACCTTCTCGGACGGTTCCGTCGAACCACCGGTCAAGGCGCAGCTGGAGCTGGAAACCTTCCTGCTGGAAAACCTCAGCAACGACCGACCGGACCAGCCCTTGACCCTGGACCTGCGCGGCAAGATCAACCAATTCGCGCCCTTGGTCGTGAGCGGCTGGGCCAAACCGTTGGGAGAACAAATCTCCTTTGATCTGACCGGTTCCATCGAGACCCTCGATCTGCCGTCATTGTCGCCCTATGCGGCTCGGGCGGTGGGCATGCACCTGGACGGCGGGCGTTTGGGAGTCTCCGGATCCGGCAAGGCGACCGATGGCCAATTGGACTCCAAGCTGGATATTGCCCTGGACAAGCTGGCCTTCACGCCGCTGTCCGAAGAGGACCGCAAGAAGCTCTCCGATCAGGTGGGCATGCCGGTGGAAACGGTGGTCGGGCTGCTCGAAGACGGGAATGGTCACATCAGCATTGCCTTGCCCATTACCGGCAATCTGGCCGAGCCCGATTTCGACCTCAGCGATGCCATCGGTCAGGCCGTGGGCGGGGCGGTTCAGGCAGCGGCGGGGGGGATCTTCAAGGTCTTGTTCCCCCCGGCGGCGCTGATTGCGTTGATCGCCGAATCCGAAGATGGTGGCGTCGATTTCAAGCCGGTGTCATTCCCGCCGGGTCAGGGGACGTTGACCCCGGAGGCCCTGGCCCATGGAGATCAGTTAGCGCTGGTGCTGAGCGAACGACCCAAGCTGGTGATCCGGCTGTGCGGGCGCGCCACGGGGGAAGACCAGGCCGTGGTTGCCGCCCAGGCCTATGCCGATGCCTTGTTGCTGAAAACGGAACAAGCGTTGAAGGACAAGAAAAAAGCCGTCGATCCGGAACTGACGCCCGAGGAGCGCGAGTCCCTGGACAAACAGATCCGCGCCAGCCTCGAGGATCTGGCCGTCGCCCGGGCACGCAACATGAAACAGTCCATTATCGATACCCACGCCATCGACGCCGCCCGGCTGGCCGAATGCCGCAGCCTGTTCGACGCCAAGGACACCCAAGCCCCAAGAGTGGAGATTACCTTCTGA
- a CDS encoding transporter substrate-binding domain-containing protein — MVAVKNVKRLLSHCFGTFFLLTLFCVSLGAPAAGSDDNGQNAADKIASFASKAIYNLDEDQLVAVLESYLGEKPEVKALVVTESIDQEQLLTYYRDNEELVFGQPIPQGLLDLSQFTAVSSFDGEQVGTIKVFYSDASVVTLSAEERSWIAANPRIRVHNETDWPPFNFAVDGRPKGFSIDYMNLLAEKAGLNIEYVTGPTWNEFLEMMKQGDLEVMLNIVKTPERQKYLLYTEPYANNPNTILSKAETPYKTLQDLFDKTVSVPKGFFYEEILKRDYPEITVLPVDNTLDSMKAVQFGTADAAFGELAVFSHLMDEHMMSDLAVSGEVKLGDPEFALLNIATRKDLPILASILEKGVAAITKEERQLIQARWFKAAGESLQLDPRVTLTDEETAWLIDHQELRLGVDRAWPPYDLINENGRHDGISAEFLGLLAQRLGLRLKLQEDLTWSEVLQKAKNRQLDIISVCSATPEREKYLRFTETLATVPWVIVSRENSDLIKGPNDLLASRVAMVKGYAVISAMREKFPGLTVLEVDSPLAGLRAVLDGQVESYVGNLGVVDHLMRTQGLTNLHIVSHAGVAPAQLKICVRSDWPLLVSILNKGLATIAQSERKRILDAWISTDQTRAQVVDERDDDAGKLWGLIALAVGIFVALAVLVNRMMSSLDDERLARQMGSRKVRLSIMTGLGLLAMIVVVISWIVLDRNRVEISESIGTDLEAIHTSTVERLRLWAEQQKRIVEQVGNNQELVAITQRLLSIPAQNDELLRSGPLGEVRNFFARNEETLDTQGFFIIDRNHISIASRRDTNIGTINLIAEKRPKLLQKVFDGQTVFIPPLESDVFLDQNGQRASRTPPTMFFAAPVHGPQGRVIAVVTLRVDPGHQFSKVLQFGRMGESGESYAFDHNGLMLSRSRFEAELAELGLLDKGQSSMLNIMIIDPGRDLTRDPQATRQPQKTGLTRMAASAVVGRSGKDLSGYADYRGVPVLGVWTWLTDLELGLATEIDVNEAFKTYNILRWTVILIMGATLVLAVGATLFTMTLGERASNSLMRARDQLELRVEERTAELAESRALFQTVLDNLPGVVFLKTMEGRFQLVNRGYEEMYDIRYEEVRGKSLYDIYPNDLADKLSNFDRDAVQAGGLLEREHSIDKEGSEVVLQSSMFPVFDADGKMTAYGGIEMDITARKEAEKELAESEERIRLLMNSVGEGVFGVDLDGRITFVNPQATAMLGYTPEEMIGRQGHLLIHHSHVDGRPYPQEDCWMYKSFTEGAVYRIDDEVLWRKDDTAFEVEYHATPIMRGDEIMGAVVSFIDISARKAAERALEDAFEVISASIQYAARIQRSVLPDGKLMESLFTDHFVLWKPRDVVGGDIYWTRMWGDGLLVILADCTGHGVPGAFMTLISTGALDKALTETATGSVGDLVRRIHQLVQVTLGQHGKEGESDDGLELGACFLAPTMDTLVFAGARFELFVSDGLEVEIIRGTKSGIGYRGIPFDQEYRETRVDDVAGKSFYLTTDGMIDQVGGARGRMFGKKRFKSVLLEYFDKPMAVQRDHIHEALIAYQGDQRRRDDVAVIGFRV, encoded by the coding sequence ATGGTGGCGGTCAAGAATGTGAAAAGACTTCTTTCCCATTGTTTTGGCACGTTTTTTCTGCTGACTTTGTTCTGCGTAAGCCTCGGCGCGCCGGCGGCGGGCTCGGACGACAACGGTCAAAACGCCGCTGACAAGATCGCATCGTTTGCCAGTAAGGCGATTTATAATCTCGACGAAGATCAGTTGGTTGCGGTTTTGGAGAGCTATCTGGGTGAAAAGCCCGAGGTCAAGGCTCTCGTCGTCACGGAAAGTATCGATCAAGAACAGCTTCTCACCTACTACCGGGACAACGAAGAGCTTGTCTTTGGGCAGCCCATTCCGCAAGGCCTGCTTGATCTTAGCCAGTTTACCGCCGTTTCGTCGTTCGATGGCGAACAAGTCGGCACGATCAAGGTCTTTTATTCCGATGCCTCGGTGGTCACATTGAGTGCCGAGGAGAGGTCCTGGATTGCCGCCAATCCCCGCATTCGAGTGCATAACGAGACCGATTGGCCGCCGTTCAATTTCGCGGTGGATGGCCGGCCCAAGGGTTTCTCCATCGACTATATGAATCTGCTGGCCGAGAAGGCCGGGCTGAATATCGAGTATGTCACCGGACCGACCTGGAACGAGTTCCTGGAGATGATGAAGCAGGGTGACCTGGAGGTCATGCTCAACATCGTCAAGACTCCGGAACGGCAGAAGTACTTGCTCTATACCGAGCCCTACGCCAACAATCCCAATACCATCCTCAGCAAGGCCGAAACCCCTTACAAAACCTTGCAGGATCTATTCGATAAAACGGTGTCGGTGCCCAAAGGCTTCTTCTACGAGGAGATCCTTAAGCGCGACTATCCGGAAATCACGGTTTTGCCGGTGGACAATACGCTGGATAGCATGAAGGCCGTCCAGTTTGGCACGGCGGATGCGGCTTTTGGTGAACTGGCGGTGTTCTCCCATTTGATGGACGAACATATGATGAGCGACCTGGCGGTGTCGGGTGAAGTCAAGCTTGGCGATCCTGAATTCGCCTTGCTCAACATCGCCACCCGCAAGGACTTGCCCATACTCGCTTCGATCTTGGAGAAGGGTGTCGCCGCCATCACCAAGGAAGAGCGTCAGCTAATTCAGGCCCGCTGGTTCAAGGCCGCCGGGGAATCGTTGCAGCTGGATCCAAGGGTGACCCTGACCGATGAGGAGACGGCTTGGCTGATCGATCATCAAGAATTGCGGTTGGGCGTGGACAGGGCCTGGCCCCCCTATGATCTGATCAACGAGAACGGTCGCCATGACGGGATATCGGCGGAGTTTCTGGGGCTCCTGGCGCAACGGTTGGGGCTGCGACTGAAGCTGCAGGAAGACTTGACGTGGTCCGAGGTTCTGCAAAAAGCAAAGAACCGCCAGTTGGATATTATTTCCGTCTGTTCCGCGACACCGGAGCGCGAGAAATACCTCCGATTCACCGAGACCTTGGCCACCGTGCCCTGGGTCATCGTTTCCCGCGAGAATTCCGACTTGATCAAGGGGCCCAACGATCTGTTGGCCAGTCGCGTGGCCATGGTGAAAGGCTATGCGGTCATTTCCGCCATGCGGGAGAAGTTCCCCGGTCTGACGGTGCTCGAAGTGGACAGTCCTTTGGCGGGTCTCAGGGCGGTCCTCGATGGACAAGTGGAATCCTATGTGGGGAACCTCGGAGTCGTCGACCATCTCATGCGTACCCAGGGCCTGACCAATCTGCATATCGTCAGCCATGCCGGCGTGGCCCCGGCTCAATTGAAAATATGCGTGCGCTCCGATTGGCCGCTGCTGGTCTCCATATTGAACAAAGGGCTGGCCACCATTGCGCAATCCGAGCGCAAGCGAATCCTGGATGCTTGGATAAGCACCGACCAGACCCGGGCCCAAGTGGTGGATGAGCGTGACGATGATGCCGGTAAGCTTTGGGGGCTGATCGCCTTGGCCGTGGGCATATTCGTTGCCCTGGCCGTGTTGGTGAACCGGATGATGAGCTCGTTGGATGACGAGCGCCTGGCCCGTCAGATGGGATCGCGAAAAGTCCGCCTGTCGATCATGACCGGCCTGGGACTGCTGGCCATGATCGTGGTGGTGATCTCTTGGATCGTTTTGGATCGCAATCGGGTCGAAATCTCCGAGAGTATTGGCACGGACCTGGAAGCAATTCACACCTCCACCGTGGAGCGCCTGCGTTTGTGGGCGGAGCAACAGAAGAGGATCGTCGAGCAGGTCGGCAACAATCAAGAATTGGTGGCCATCACCCAACGGCTGCTATCCATTCCCGCCCAAAATGATGAACTGCTTCGTTCCGGGCCGTTGGGCGAAGTGCGGAACTTCTTTGCTCGCAACGAGGAGACGCTCGACACCCAAGGGTTCTTCATAATTGATCGCAACCACATCAGCATCGCTTCGAGGCGGGACACCAATATCGGCACCATCAACCTGATTGCCGAGAAGCGCCCGAAGCTGTTGCAGAAGGTTTTCGATGGTCAGACAGTGTTCATCCCGCCATTGGAATCGGACGTTTTCTTGGATCAGAACGGTCAGAGAGCCAGCCGCACACCGCCAACCATGTTTTTTGCCGCCCCGGTCCATGGACCCCAAGGGCGGGTGATTGCTGTCGTGACCTTGCGGGTCGACCCGGGGCATCAATTCAGCAAGGTTTTACAGTTCGGTCGCATGGGCGAGAGCGGTGAAAGCTATGCCTTTGATCACAACGGCCTGATGCTGTCGCGCAGCCGGTTCGAGGCGGAGCTGGCTGAACTGGGGCTGCTGGACAAGGGCCAAAGCAGCATGCTCAATATCATGATCATCGATCCGGGACGGGATCTGACCCGGGACCCGCAGGCGACTCGGCAACCTCAGAAAACCGGCCTAACCCGCATGGCTGCCAGCGCCGTCGTTGGCAGAAGCGGTAAGGATCTCAGCGGCTATGCCGACTATCGAGGGGTGCCGGTCTTGGGAGTCTGGACCTGGCTCACCGATTTGGAATTGGGCCTGGCCACTGAGATTGATGTCAATGAAGCCTTCAAGACCTACAATATTCTGCGTTGGACGGTAATCCTGATCATGGGCGCCACGCTGGTTTTGGCGGTGGGCGCAACCCTGTTCACAATGACCCTGGGCGAACGGGCCAGCAACTCCTTGATGCGGGCCCGTGACCAATTGGAACTGCGGGTCGAAGAGCGTACCGCTGAACTGGCCGAGAGCCGGGCCCTGTTCCAGACCGTGCTCGATAATCTGCCCGGCGTGGTGTTCCTTAAAACCATGGAAGGCCGCTTCCAACTGGTCAACCGGGGCTATGAGGAGATGTACGACATTCGGTACGAAGAGGTGCGTGGCAAAAGCCTCTACGACATCTATCCCAATGACCTAGCCGATAAGCTGTCAAACTTCGACCGGGATGCGGTGCAGGCAGGCGGCCTCTTGGAGCGCGAACATTCCATCGACAAGGAAGGCAGCGAGGTCGTTTTGCAGTCCTCCATGTTCCCGGTCTTCGATGCCGATGGCAAGATGACCGCCTATGGCGGCATCGAGATGGATATCACCGCCCGCAAAGAAGCGGAAAAGGAGTTGGCCGAGTCGGAGGAGCGCATCCGCTTGTTGATGAATTCCGTCGGCGAGGGCGTGTTCGGGGTCGACCTGGACGGTCGCATAACTTTCGTCAATCCGCAGGCCACGGCCATGCTCGGCTATACGCCCGAGGAAATGATAGGTCGACAAGGGCACCTGCTGATTCATCATAGCCATGTCGATGGCCGTCCTTATCCGCAGGAAGACTGCTGGATGTATAAATCCTTCACCGAAGGCGCGGTCTATCGCATCGACGATGAGGTCCTGTGGCGCAAGGACGACACCGCCTTCGAAGTGGAATATCACGCCACGCCGATCATGCGGGGGGATGAGATCATGGGAGCGGTGGTCTCGTTCATCGATATCTCTGCCCGCAAGGCTGCCGAACGCGCCTTGGAAGACGCCTTTGAAGTGATCTCGGCCAGTATCCAATATGCGGCCCGTATTCAGCGGTCGGTTCTGCCCGATGGCAAACTGATGGAAAGCCTGTTCACCGACCATTTCGTCTTGTGGAAACCCCGTGACGTGGTCGGAGGCGATATCTATTGGACTCGCATGTGGGGAGACGGGCTGTTGGTCATCCTCGCCGATTGCACCGGCCATGGGGTCCCGGGTGCCTTCATGACATTGATTTCCACCGGGGCCTTGGACAAAGCCTTGACGGAAACGGCCACAGGCAGCGTGGGCGATCTGGTGCGGCGCATCCACCAACTCGTACAGGTGACTCTGGGTCAGCACGGCAAGGAGGGCGAGTCCGACGACGGGTTGGAATTGGGCGCCTGTTTCCTCGCCCCGACCATGGATACCCTGGTCTTTGCCGGGGCCCGCTTCGAGCTGTTTGTCTCTGACGGGTTGGAGGTGGAAATCATCCGGGGCACCAAGTCCGGCATTGGCTATCGCGGTATTCCCTTCGACCAGGAATACCGGGAAACCCGCGTGGACGATGTGGCGGGCAAGAGTTTCTATCTGACCACCGACGGCATGATTGATCAGGTGGGCGGCGCGCGCGGCCGCATGTTCGGCAAAAAACGCTTCAAGAGTGTTTTGCTTGAGTACTTCGACAAACCCATGGCGGTGCAACGGGATCACATCCACGAAGCCCTGATCGCCTATCAGGGGGATCAGCGCCGTCGGGACGATGTTGCGGTGATTGGCTTCCGGGTGTAA